In Mastigocladopsis repens PCC 10914, a single window of DNA contains:
- a CDS encoding class I SAM-dependent methyltransferase has product MKDLEQRKNWYSEVANAYNKVRPRYPQELICRAVELAQLPKDAIILEVGCGPGTATTSFAQLGFSMVCLEPSQEACQLARQNCAPYPNVEIRNTTFEEWELETERFHAVLSATAFHWVTPEIGYPKAAAALQDNGSLILLWNMTLQPQYEVYQVLNEVYQTLAPSLGRYEDRATQEQSLRRFGQNVINSGQFKDLVSEQLACEVTYSIDDYLRLLSTYSPYIALEPQKRNSLFEGLREALERNCSRNIQVSYLSAFHIAQKI; this is encoded by the coding sequence ATGAAAGATTTGGAACAAAGAAAAAACTGGTACAGTGAAGTAGCAAACGCCTACAACAAGGTAAGACCACGTTATCCTCAAGAGCTAATTTGTCGTGCTGTAGAGTTAGCCCAACTCCCAAAGGACGCAATCATTCTTGAAGTGGGATGCGGTCCTGGGACTGCAACTACATCGTTTGCTCAATTGGGCTTCTCAATGGTCTGCCTTGAGCCAAGCCAGGAAGCTTGCCAGCTAGCGCGACAGAACTGTGCGCCGTATCCAAATGTAGAGATTAGGAATACCACCTTTGAAGAGTGGGAGCTAGAGACTGAGAGATTCCATGCCGTTTTGTCTGCGACTGCTTTTCATTGGGTTACACCTGAGATTGGGTATCCAAAAGCTGCTGCTGCCCTGCAAGACAACGGTTCTCTGATTTTACTGTGGAACATGACACTTCAACCTCAGTATGAAGTTTACCAAGTGTTGAATGAGGTCTATCAAACTCTGGCTCCGTCGCTTGGACGATATGAAGACAGAGCAACTCAGGAACAGAGCCTCAGAAGGTTTGGACAAAATGTCATTAACTCAGGTCAGTTCAAGGACTTAGTGTCCGAACAGTTGGCGTGTGAAGTTACCTATAGCATTGATGATTATCTTAGGCTTTTAAGTACTTACTCGCCCTACATAGCGCTAGAGCCGCAGAAGAGGAATTCTTTGTTTGAAGGCTTGCGGGAAGCGCTTGAGAGGAACTGCTCAAGGAATATCCAGGTTTCATATCTCTCAGCTTTTCACATTGCCCAAAAAATATAG